The following coding sequences lie in one Manis javanica isolate MJ-LG chromosome X, MJ_LKY, whole genome shotgun sequence genomic window:
- the TRMT2B gene encoding LOW QUALITY PROTEIN: tRNA (uracil-5-)-methyltransferase homolog B (The sequence of the model RefSeq protein was modified relative to this genomic sequence to represent the inferred CDS: inserted 2 bases in 1 codon; deleted 1 base in 1 codon): MHSLRCFLSDVGLVSKPGLLFWSARKPTGQSQLFLDSSYKGNFIHMVSKMCQRGQKSLKKPRHITSLDGSWQERLADVVTPLWRLSYEEQLKVKFEAQKKILQKLESYLHMLRGVNATTATSSSEGLCCLLHPIIPSPVIHGYRNKSTFSVNRGPDGNPKTVGHYLGTWRDKNIVCVRSNHLKNIPEKHNQVAQYYEVLLRQSPLEPCLLFHEGGYWRELMVRTNNQGHTMAIITFHPQELRQEELCVQKETIKAFFSKGPGAVCDLTSLYFQESTMTRCSHQQSPYQLLFGEPHIFEDLLDLKIRISPDAFFQINTAGAEMLYQTVRELSGVNSNTILLDTCCGTGVIGXSLAQHSSQVLGIELVEQAVEDARWTAAFNGITNCEFHTGRAEKILPQLLKSKEDGQLIVAVLNPARAGLHYQVVQAVRNCSAIHTLVFVSCKPHGEATRNIIELCCPLNPAKKLLGEPFVLRRAVPVDLFPHTPHCELVLLFTR, from the exons ATGCACAGCTTGAGATGCTTCCTCTCCGACGTGGGTCTCGTCTCCAAACCAGGACTGCTCTTCTGGAGTGCCAGAAAACCTACAGGTCAGTCACAGCTCTTTTTGGACTCATCATATAAGGGAAACTTCATCCACATGGTATCCAAGATGTGTCAAAGAGGACAGAAGAGTCTGAAGAAACCACGCCATATTACATCACTAGATGGTTCCTGGCAGGAAAG GCTGGCTGATGTTGTGACGCCACTCTGGAGATTGAGCTATGAAGAACAGCTTAAG GTGAAATTTGAAGCTCAGAAGAAAATTTTACAGAAACTAGAGTCTTACCTCCACATGCTCCGTGGGGTCAATGCAACAACAGCTACCTCCAGCTCTGAGGGGCTCTGTTGTCTCCTCCATCCTATTATACCCTCT CCTGTTATCCATGGCTACCGAAATAAGTCCACCTTCTCAGTGAACCGAGGTCCAGATGGCAATCCAAAGACTGTGGGGCACTACCTGGGAACTTGGAGAG aCAAGAACATTGTCTGTGTACGGTCTAACCATCTGAAAAACATCCCTGAGAAACACAATCAAGTGGCCCAG TACTATGAAGTATTGCTTCGACAGTCCCCACTGGAGCCCTGCCTTTTGTTTCATGAAGGTGGATATTGGCGTGAA CTCATGGTCCGCACCAATAACCAAGGGCACACGATGGCCATCATCACTTTCCATCCCCAGGAATTAAGGCAG GAGGAACTCTGTGTTCAGAAAGAGACAATAAAAGCATTTTTCAGCAAGGGACCAGGAGCAGTTTGTGACTTGACATCACTTTACTTCCAGGAGAG CACCATGACCCGCTGCAGCCATCAGCAATCCCCCTACCAGCTCCTATTTGGGGAACCGCACATCTTTGAAGATCTCTTGGACTTGAAGATTCGCATCTCTCCAGATGCCTTTTTCCAGATTAATACGGCTGGTGCAGAAATGCTGTATCAGACCGTGAGAGAGCTGAGTGGAGTGAACTCTAACACCATCCTGCTTGATACCTGTTGTGGAACTG GCGTGATCGG CTCTCTGGCTCAGCATTCCTCCCAGGTCCTTGGGATTGAGTTGGTGGAGCAGGCGGTAGAGGATGCCAGGTGGACTGCAGCCTTCAACG GCATCACCAACTGTGAGTTCCACACTGGTCGAGCAGAGAAGATTTTGCCACAGCTACTTAAATCAAAAGAAGATGGGCAGTTAATTGTTGCTGTGCTGAACCCAGCCCGGGCAGGACTGC ATTACCAGGTGGTGCAAGCCGTTCGAAACTGCAGCGCCATCCACACACTAGTGTTTGTTTCCTGTAAGCCCCATGGTGAAGCCACAAGGAACATCATTGA GCTGTGCTGCCCTTTAAACCCTGCTAAGAAGCTCCTCGGCGAGCCTTTTGTGCTGAGACGAGCTGTGCCCGTGGATCTGTTCCCACACACCCCACACTGCGAGCTGGTGCTCCTCTTCACACGATAA